From a region of the bacterium genome:
- a CDS encoding Mrp/NBP35 family ATP-binding protein, translating to MPNDDGPEKEPSAEEAAKLERFKQRLELEKRIAERMKLIRHKILVASGKGGVGKTTVAVNLALALAQAGDGVALLDADIHGPGVPLMLGLADVKPTGGDAGINPVAYDDKLVVMSMAFLVAGESDAVIWRGPLKMAMIDNFLADINWGERDWLVVDTPPGTGDEILSLAQRIKDADGLIMVTTPQAAAVASARKSLTFAVKTKIPVLGVIENMGPFACPECGHDIKLFGGGGGERVAAEFGVRFLGAVPFDPDVVPESDRGQPVMVARPDSATARAWRKITAKVREVVAASAKEK from the coding sequence ATGCCTAACGACGACGGACCGGAAAAAGAACCCTCGGCTGAGGAAGCGGCGAAGCTCGAGCGCTTCAAGCAACGCCTCGAGCTCGAAAAGCGCATCGCCGAGCGGATGAAGCTCATCCGCCACAAGATCTTGGTGGCGTCCGGCAAGGGGGGCGTCGGCAAGACGACGGTGGCCGTAAACTTAGCGCTCGCGTTGGCCCAAGCGGGGGACGGCGTGGCGCTGCTGGACGCGGATATACACGGCCCGGGCGTGCCGCTGATGCTCGGCCTGGCGGACGTTAAACCCACCGGCGGCGATGCCGGCATAAACCCGGTGGCGTACGATGACAAGCTGGTCGTGATGAGTATGGCCTTCCTCGTCGCGGGCGAGTCCGACGCCGTCATATGGCGCGGGCCGCTCAAGATGGCGATGATAGACAACTTCCTGGCCGACATTAACTGGGGCGAACGCGACTGGCTCGTGGTGGACACGCCGCCCGGAACCGGCGACGAGATATTATCGCTGGCGCAGCGTATAAAGGACGCCGACGGCCTGATAATGGTGACGACGCCCCAGGCGGCCGCGGTGGCGTCGGCCCGCAAGAGCCTGACGTTTGCCGTAAAAACGAAAATACCGGTTTTAGGGGTAATCGAGAATATGGGCCCGTTCGCCTGTCCGGAGTGCGGGCACGATATAAAATTGTTCGGCGGCGGCGGCGGCGAACGCGTTGCGGCCGAGTTCGGCGTCCGTTTCCTGGGGGCCGTTCCCTTCGACCCCGACGTGGTCCCGGAATCGGACCGCGGCCAACCCGTTATGGTGGCCCGGCCCGATAGCGCGACCGCGCGGGCCTGGAGGAAGATAACGGCGAAGGTTCGGGAAGTGGTCGCGGCGTCGGCTAAGGAAAAGTAG
- a CDS encoding D-alanine--D-alanine ligase family protein — protein MAAKDKGKDKEKIKLAVLFGGRSGEHEVSIISARSMMAAVDGKKFEVLPIYISPEGSWYFWAGFMQGVARPDESEPSYTPVADPQRRAFLVRLDGGGELEADVVFPLLHGPYGEDGTIQGLLELDAMPYVGSGPLAAALAMDKEMSKDVLRANGISTVDYFAVARRRFEEEPDRVTLEVEQRLRYPLFVKPANLGSSIGIRKVNDRDSLKKALADAARYDSKILCEQAANGREFECAVLGNYAPEASPVGEIVPAGEFYDYKAKYVRDDAQLLAPAVMDEELARRVQDLAVRAFNSHGCAGLARVDFFYLPDRELLLVNELNTMPGFTPISMYPKLWDVAGLKYAKLIERLVDLAFERHDELMRNLIKYEDAVEI, from the coding sequence TTGGCGGCGAAAGATAAGGGTAAAGATAAAGAAAAAATAAAACTGGCGGTCCTGTTCGGCGGCCGGTCCGGCGAGCACGAAGTATCCATTATTTCGGCGCGCTCCATGATGGCCGCGGTGGACGGCAAGAAGTTCGAGGTGCTGCCGATTTACATTTCGCCCGAGGGCAGTTGGTACTTCTGGGCCGGTTTCATGCAGGGCGTGGCGCGCCCGGACGAGAGCGAGCCGTCGTATACGCCGGTCGCGGACCCGCAGCGGCGCGCTTTTCTGGTGCGCCTCGACGGCGGCGGCGAGCTGGAGGCCGACGTCGTCTTCCCGCTGTTGCACGGGCCCTACGGCGAGGACGGGACGATTCAGGGTCTGCTCGAGCTGGACGCGATGCCGTACGTGGGCTCCGGGCCGCTGGCCGCGGCCCTGGCCATGGACAAGGAGATGTCGAAGGACGTATTGCGGGCGAACGGCATCTCGACGGTGGACTACTTCGCGGTCGCGCGGCGGCGCTTCGAGGAGGAGCCGGACCGGGTTACGCTGGAGGTCGAGCAGCGGTTGCGTTATCCGCTGTTCGTAAAGCCGGCGAACCTCGGCTCGAGCATCGGCATACGCAAGGTTAACGACCGCGACTCGTTGAAGAAGGCGTTGGCCGACGCGGCGCGGTACGATTCCAAAATTCTGTGCGAGCAGGCGGCCAACGGCCGCGAGTTCGAGTGCGCGGTCCTGGGCAACTACGCTCCGGAGGCGTCGCCGGTGGGCGAGATCGTGCCGGCGGGAGAGTTCTACGACTACAAGGCCAAGTACGTCCGGGACGACGCCCAGCTCCTCGCCCCCGCGGTGATGGACGAAGAGCTCGCCCGACGGGTGCAGGACTTGGCGGTGCGCGCGTTCAACAGCCACGGCTGCGCCGGCCTGGCGCGCGTCGACTTCTTCTACTTGCCGGACCGGGAACTCTTATTGGTAAACGAATTAAATACCATGCCCGGCTTTACGCCCATAAGTATGTACCCCAAGTTGTGGGACGTGGCCGGCCTGAAGTACGCCAAGCTCATCGAGCGGTTGGTAGACCTGGCGTTCGAACGCCACGACGAGCTTATGCGTAACCTTATAAAGTACGAAGACGCCGTGGAAATCTAA
- a CDS encoding aromatic amino acid ammonia-lyase has translation MTAKLDGKSLTIESLVKIARDGEPVEVTEDAWERIRRCRAMLNDKVEKREVMYGVTTGIGELSEVVLTPEQTQEFQRYLVYSHSAGCGEPCDVDDIRAAMATRVNCHCIGYSGLRPVVVETLLEMLNKGVTPVVFQHGSVGASGDLSPMSQVALVLLGEGEAFYNGKRMDGKKAMDAAGVPTIVFEARDGLATINGSNVIAGMGALELHDAYRWAKTQEAVAAMTFEVLNLNTLCLDERLHKARGYPGAVKCASNIRRLLEGSEMLVPGKIGKKKIQNAYSLRSTPQVVGSAKDAFDWARRMFETEVNGAGDNPLFFPDDDEVVTGANFQGTPLAFALELVGIAVTTVCVLSERRLNRLMNPNLSEGLPAFLIHGAGMFSGLMLTQYTAGMLVNENRVLCHPAAVGSIPAAADQEDFVSMGMNTAIKTKQILRNAWYIIAIELIAACQAMDHRRPLKGGAAAEALHKLVRKHVAFMEEDRPTQYDINRVAELVKSGEVLAAAEKVAGELE, from the coding sequence ATGACGGCTAAACTCGACGGTAAATCGCTTACGATCGAGAGTCTGGTTAAAATCGCCCGCGACGGCGAGCCGGTCGAGGTGACCGAGGACGCGTGGGAACGGATCCGCAGGTGCCGCGCCATGCTTAACGACAAGGTCGAGAAGCGCGAGGTTATGTACGGCGTGACGACCGGCATCGGCGAGCTCTCCGAGGTAGTCCTCACGCCCGAGCAAACGCAGGAGTTCCAGCGCTACCTCGTATACTCCCACTCCGCCGGCTGCGGCGAGCCGTGCGACGTCGACGACATCCGCGCCGCGATGGCCACCCGCGTCAACTGCCACTGCATCGGCTATTCCGGGCTCAGGCCGGTGGTGGTGGAGACGCTGCTCGAGATGCTCAACAAGGGCGTGACGCCGGTCGTTTTCCAACACGGCTCGGTGGGCGCCTCCGGCGACCTCTCGCCCATGAGCCAGGTGGCGCTCGTACTCCTAGGCGAGGGCGAGGCGTTCTACAACGGCAAACGGATGGACGGCAAAAAGGCCATGGACGCCGCCGGCGTACCCACCATCGTCTTCGAGGCCCGCGACGGCCTGGCCACCATCAACGGCTCCAACGTCATCGCCGGTATGGGCGCCCTCGAGCTCCACGACGCCTACCGTTGGGCCAAGACGCAGGAAGCCGTCGCCGCCATGACGTTCGAGGTCCTGAACCTCAACACGCTGTGCCTGGACGAACGCCTCCACAAAGCGCGCGGTTACCCGGGCGCCGTCAAATGCGCGAGCAACATCCGCCGTTTGCTCGAGGGCTCCGAGATGCTCGTCCCCGGGAAGATAGGCAAGAAGAAGATCCAGAACGCGTACAGCCTCCGCTCCACGCCCCAGGTCGTCGGCTCGGCCAAGGACGCCTTCGACTGGGCACGGCGAATGTTCGAGACGGAAGTCAACGGCGCCGGCGACAACCCGCTCTTCTTCCCCGACGACGACGAAGTGGTCACCGGGGCCAACTTCCAGGGGACGCCGCTGGCCTTCGCCCTCGAGCTCGTCGGGATCGCGGTAACGACGGTGTGCGTCCTCTCCGAGCGGCGCCTCAACCGCCTGATGAACCCCAACCTGAGCGAGGGATTGCCGGCGTTCCTCATACACGGCGCCGGCATGTTCAGCGGCCTCATGCTCACGCAGTATACCGCCGGCATGCTGGTGAACGAGAACCGCGTCCTCTGCCACCCCGCCGCCGTCGGCTCAATCCCCGCCGCCGCCGACCAGGAAGATTTCGTCTCCATGGGCATGAACACCGCTATCAAGACGAAGCAGATATTACGCAACGCCTGGTATATAATCGCTATCGAGCTCATCGCGGCGTGCCAGGCGATGGACCACCGGCGGCCGCTCAAGGGCGGCGCCGCCGCGGAGGCGTTGCACAAGCTGGTCCGCAAGCACGTCGCCTTTATGGAGGAAGACCGGCCGACGCAATACGACATCAACCGCGTGGCCGAGCTCGTAAAGTCGGGCGAGGTCCTGGCCGCGGCCGAGAAGGTCGCGGGGGAATTGGAATAA
- a CDS encoding site-2 protease family protein: MRNVLEEVEPFFEVEKFYGRPPGVVLVGKFKAGGHDAVARHFEPLGYYTKATPLAGGRWLVEVSPRRLERPRRRMLVNALLFVATIGTTLAAGTWQRGGNLLRPADWLLGVPFSASIMTILLCHEMAHFFASMRHRVRATLPYFLPVPHPLLGTLGAVIKMESPIPDRRALLDIGAAGPLAGFLVALPLTVVGLHYSAIVSPGAAAAGTVIFGDSLIFKFLTYAVKGPLGGMDVSLHPLALAGWIGLWVTSVNLLPIGQLDGGHVSYAMFGKYSVWVARAAFVALIPLGFVWTGWFFWAFLIILFIRLKHPPPIDDAAPLTPLRRLVGWAVFAIAVLTFIPAPINILS; the protein is encoded by the coding sequence TTGCGGAACGTATTGGAGGAGGTCGAGCCGTTCTTCGAGGTGGAGAAGTTTTACGGCCGGCCGCCGGGCGTGGTTCTGGTGGGGAAATTCAAGGCCGGCGGTCACGACGCCGTCGCCCGGCACTTCGAGCCGCTCGGTTATTATACCAAGGCGACGCCGCTCGCGGGCGGGCGTTGGTTGGTGGAGGTCAGCCCGCGGCGGTTGGAGCGGCCGCGCCGGCGGATGCTCGTGAATGCCCTCCTGTTCGTCGCGACCATAGGGACGACGCTCGCCGCCGGGACGTGGCAGCGGGGCGGCAACCTGCTCCGGCCGGCGGATTGGCTCTTGGGCGTACCGTTCTCGGCCTCGATAATGACCATCCTGTTGTGCCACGAGATGGCGCACTTCTTCGCCTCGATGAGACACCGCGTACGCGCGACGTTGCCCTATTTCCTGCCGGTGCCCCATCCGCTACTCGGGACCTTAGGCGCGGTTATCAAGATGGAATCGCCCATCCCGGACCGTCGGGCGCTGTTGGACATCGGCGCCGCCGGGCCGCTGGCGGGCTTCCTGGTCGCGCTCCCGTTGACGGTCGTGGGCCTCCATTACTCGGCGATAGTCTCGCCGGGGGCGGCCGCCGCCGGGACCGTTATCTTCGGCGACTCGTTGATATTCAAATTCTTGACGTACGCCGTAAAGGGCCCGCTGGGCGGTATGGACGTATCGCTTCATCCGCTGGCGCTCGCGGGGTGGATAGGCCTGTGGGTCACGTCCGTCAACCTGCTCCCCATAGGCCAGCTCGACGGCGGCCACGTCTCGTACGCGATGTTCGGCAAATACAGTGTATGGGTGGCGCGGGCGGCGTTCGTGGCGCTAATCCCGCTCGGCTTCGTCTGGACCGGGTGGTTCTTCTGGGCGTTTTTGATTATACTGTTCATCCGGTTAAAGCACCCGCCGCCCATAGACGACGCCGCCCCGCTCACGCCGCTGAGGCGTCTCGTGGGGTGGGCCGTCTTCGCGATAGCGGTCCTGACGTTCATCCCGGCGCCGATAAATATATTGTCTTAG
- the yajC gene encoding preprotein translocase subunit YajC, which yields MLFLLASTAYAMGGGGGGEGQGGGGFGIILPLLLIMVIFYFLLIRPQQRAEKRKKEMISSVKKGYRVITAGGIRGTVAKVYEKDKIVVVTVAKDVDVEVALAKIEAAAPPGEEVAVAASGGKDDKAAGKRKERKEPRRPRRK from the coding sequence TTGTTATTCTTATTGGCTTCGACGGCATACGCGATGGGCGGGGGCGGCGGCGGCGAAGGACAGGGCGGCGGCGGCTTCGGCATCATCCTGCCGCTCCTCCTCATTATGGTCATCTTCTACTTCCTGCTGATAAGGCCTCAACAGCGCGCCGAGAAACGCAAGAAGGAAATGATCTCCTCGGTCAAAAAAGGTTATCGCGTGATAACCGCGGGCGGCATCCGGGGTACGGTGGCGAAGGTTTACGAGAAAGACAAGATCGTGGTCGTAACCGTCGCGAAGGATGTCGACGTCGAGGTGGCGCTGGCGAAGATCGAGGCCGCGGCGCCCCCCGGGGAAGAAGTAGCCGTCGCTGCGAGCGGGGGCAAAGATGATAAGGCGGCCGGCAAGCGCAAGGAGCGTAAGGAGCCGCGGCGGCCCCGCCGCAAGTAG
- a CDS encoding HD domain-containing protein yields MAENENEADVGEGVGSAGALVTLATLKEDAEVAAYLAEADRVLAVLGFTEHGERHAAMVAERARAMISALGYKERRAELAAVAGHLHDIGNVVNRHNHEALSAVLARDILRRLGMDVTETLQVMTAIGNHDEGSGVPASVISAALTIADKSDVRRDRVRNPSMISFDIHDRVNYAAKRSELEVDGEAKAITLKLEIDTSISQVMEYFETFLSRMIMCRRAARRLGCNFGLVINEVQML; encoded by the coding sequence GTGGCCGAGAACGAAAACGAAGCGGACGTAGGCGAAGGCGTCGGGTCCGCGGGGGCGCTCGTCACGCTGGCTACGCTGAAGGAGGACGCCGAGGTCGCGGCGTACCTCGCCGAGGCGGACCGGGTCCTCGCGGTGTTGGGCTTCACGGAGCACGGCGAGAGACACGCCGCCATGGTGGCCGAGCGGGCGCGGGCCATGATATCGGCGCTGGGTTACAAGGAGCGGCGGGCGGAGCTCGCGGCCGTCGCCGGCCACCTCCACGATATCGGCAACGTCGTCAACCGCCACAACCACGAGGCGCTGTCGGCGGTGTTGGCGCGCGATATATTGCGGCGGCTCGGCATGGACGTAACCGAAACGCTGCAGGTGATGACGGCCATCGGCAACCACGACGAGGGCTCGGGCGTGCCGGCGAGCGTTATAAGCGCGGCGCTGACCATCGCGGACAAGTCGGACGTGCGGCGGGACCGCGTTCGGAACCCGTCCATGATATCCTTCGATATCCACGACCGCGTGAACTACGCCGCGAAGCGCAGCGAGCTGGAGGTGGACGGCGAGGCCAAGGCCATTACGCTAAAGCTCGAAATAGATACGTCGATATCGCAGGTCATGGAGTACTTCGAGACCTTCCTCTCGCGGATGATAATGTGCCGGCGGGCGGCGAGGCGGCTGGGGTGCAACTTCGGCCTGGTCATAAACGAAGTTCAAATGCTTTAG
- the hisS gene encoding histidine--tRNA ligase, whose protein sequence is MKPLPPKGTRDHLPAQIRTRAGAVETVKRVFESFGYAPLETPALERLDVLTGKYGDEADRLIFRILKRGAAGERGEADLGLRYDLTVPLARVMAANQDLPKPFKRYQIQPVWRAERPQKGRFREFVQCDVDCVGTASVLADAEMVAVMHETLAALGFRDYRISINHRKILSAFMDYAGVPAERKFAAIRAMDKLDKVGRDGVEAELAASDIPQPAADEIMGVLFDPKNGGRIDFYLNAAQAFAGNYDEGREGVAEMRDLAEYLNYFGVPDGVLSFDLHMARGLDYYTGPIYEAFVAEGGVGSVAGGGRYDHLIAQLGGPDLPATGTSFGLERIITLLTERDTAGAAAAADVLVAVYDESVLQYALQVAREIRAAGAGCEVYLEPSAKLAKQFSYADAKGIPFVVVVGPDEVAKGVVQLKDLAKREQVEVPRAEVAAAVAKMLERT, encoded by the coding sequence ATGAAACCCCTACCGCCCAAAGGAACGCGCGACCACTTACCGGCGCAGATCCGTACCCGCGCCGGCGCGGTCGAAACCGTCAAGCGCGTCTTCGAAAGCTTCGGCTACGCGCCGCTGGAGACCCCCGCGCTCGAGCGTCTCGACGTCCTGACCGGTAAGTACGGCGACGAGGCGGACCGCCTTATCTTCCGCATCCTGAAGCGCGGCGCCGCCGGCGAACGCGGCGAGGCCGACCTGGGCCTGCGCTACGACCTCACGGTCCCGCTGGCGCGCGTCATGGCCGCGAACCAGGACCTTCCCAAGCCGTTCAAGCGGTACCAGATCCAGCCGGTGTGGCGCGCCGAGCGGCCGCAAAAAGGCCGCTTCCGCGAGTTCGTCCAGTGCGACGTCGACTGCGTCGGGACGGCCTCCGTGCTGGCCGACGCCGAGATGGTCGCCGTCATGCACGAAACGCTCGCGGCCTTGGGCTTCCGGGATTACCGCATAAGCATAAATCACCGCAAGATACTTTCGGCCTTTATGGATTACGCCGGCGTCCCGGCCGAGCGTAAATTCGCCGCCATCCGAGCTATGGACAAACTCGACAAAGTAGGCCGCGACGGCGTCGAGGCCGAACTGGCGGCGAGCGACATACCCCAACCGGCAGCCGACGAAATCATGGGCGTGTTGTTCGACCCCAAGAACGGCGGCCGCATCGATTTTTATTTAAATGCGGCTCAGGCGTTCGCCGGCAACTACGACGAAGGCCGGGAGGGCGTCGCCGAAATGCGCGACCTTGCCGAATACCTGAATTACTTCGGCGTCCCCGACGGCGTACTGAGCTTCGACCTCCATATGGCCCGCGGCCTGGACTACTACACCGGCCCCATCTACGAGGCGTTCGTCGCCGAGGGGGGCGTGGGCTCGGTAGCGGGGGGAGGCCGCTACGACCACCTTATCGCGCAGCTGGGCGGCCCGGACCTCCCGGCGACGGGAACGTCGTTCGGCCTGGAACGCATAATAACGCTCCTGACGGAAAGAGATACCGCCGGCGCCGCCGCGGCCGCGGACGTCCTCGTCGCGGTATACGACGAAAGCGTTTTGCAATACGCGTTGCAAGTCGCCCGCGAAATCCGGGCGGCCGGCGCCGGGTGCGAGGTCTACCTCGAGCCCTCCGCCAAGCTCGCCAAGCAATTCAGCTACGCGGACGCGAAGGGTATTCCGTTCGTCGTCGTCGTCGGCCCGGACGAGGTCGCGAAGGGCGTCGTCCAATTGAAGGACCTCGCGAAACGAGAACAAGTGGAAGTGCCGCGCGCGGAGGTGGCCGCGGCAGTCGCGAAAATGCTCGAGCGGACATAA
- the mtnP gene encoding S-methyl-5'-thioadenosine phosphorylase, producing the protein MSKAATAFIGGSGLYEIEGFDVDERRRLETPYGPPSDDLIIGTFAGAPVVFLPRHGAGHRLPPGGVNFRANIWALKSLGVERILSVSAVGSLKTEVKPRDFVIPDQLYDNTKHRASTFFDAGMAVHVSLADPYCPRVRELATAACERLGLGVHPRGTYVCMEGPQFSTRAESNVYRHLGFDVVGMTSATEAKLAREAEMCYGTVALVTDYDVWLDAEDVTIGMVLDNMRANVANVKAVVEDVLPELAAAGACACQRALEGAIVTDLELVPDDVKERLRPILAKYL; encoded by the coding sequence TTGAGTAAAGCGGCGACGGCCTTTATCGGCGGCTCCGGCCTTTACGAAATTGAGGGCTTCGACGTCGACGAGCGGCGCCGGCTCGAGACGCCCTACGGCCCCCCCTCGGACGACCTTATTATCGGCACTTTCGCGGGGGCGCCGGTGGTCTTCCTTCCGCGCCACGGCGCCGGCCACCGCCTACCCCCGGGCGGCGTTAACTTCCGCGCCAATATCTGGGCGCTCAAGTCGCTGGGCGTAGAGCGTATATTGAGCGTATCCGCGGTAGGCAGCCTGAAGACGGAGGTTAAGCCCCGCGACTTCGTCATACCGGACCAGCTGTACGACAACACGAAGCACCGCGCGTCGACGTTCTTCGACGCCGGGATGGCGGTCCACGTATCGCTGGCGGACCCGTACTGCCCCCGCGTGCGGGAGCTGGCGACGGCGGCCTGCGAGCGGCTGGGATTAGGGGTGCATCCCCGCGGCACCTACGTCTGCATGGAGGGGCCGCAGTTCTCCACGCGCGCCGAATCCAACGTCTACCGCCACCTCGGCTTCGACGTCGTCGGCATGACCAGCGCCACCGAGGCCAAGCTCGCCCGCGAGGCCGAGATGTGCTACGGCACGGTCGCGCTCGTGACCGACTACGACGTGTGGCTCGACGCCGAAGACGTAACTATAGGCATGGTTTTGGATAATATGCGGGCCAACGTCGCCAACGTCAAGGCCGTGGTCGAAGACGTCCTGCCGGAGCTCGCCGCGGCCGGCGCGTGCGCTTGCCAACGGGCGCTCGAGGGCGCCATCGTAACGGACCTCGAGCTGGTGCCGGACGATGTCAAGGAACGGCTGCGGCCTATTTTAGCGAAGTACTTGTGA
- a CDS encoding PspA/IM30 family protein — MGVLERIAKIIEANLNAMLSSAEDPENMLEQLMADMREQYREAQRQVTVSVADEKRLEARYRKAKANADEWQRRAVLALQKGREDLAREALLRKQEEAAAATEYLTQLEQQSILVERLKQGLVALDRKIDEAARKKDLIIARQKRAEAAQTINRAVSSIDDRSAFEALGHVEEKVARLEATAEAEAEVAALKSTKTLEDEFKKLETGDVDVELMALKASLGLALAPGEVPQALPEGEEKGKADA; from the coding sequence ATGGGTGTTTTGGAACGGATCGCGAAGATCATAGAAGCGAATCTAAACGCCATGCTCTCGTCGGCGGAAGACCCCGAGAATATGCTCGAGCAATTGATGGCGGACATGCGCGAGCAATACCGCGAGGCCCAACGGCAGGTTACGGTCTCCGTTGCCGACGAAAAGCGTCTCGAGGCTAGATACCGCAAGGCGAAGGCCAACGCGGACGAGTGGCAGCGGCGCGCCGTCCTGGCGCTGCAGAAGGGCCGCGAGGATTTGGCGCGCGAGGCGTTGCTCCGCAAGCAGGAAGAGGCGGCGGCCGCGACGGAATACCTGACCCAACTCGAGCAGCAGAGCATCCTCGTCGAGCGGTTGAAGCAGGGGCTCGTCGCGCTCGACCGGAAGATCGACGAGGCCGCGCGCAAGAAGGACCTCATCATCGCCCGCCAGAAGCGCGCCGAGGCCGCCCAGACCATCAACCGCGCCGTTTCCTCCATCGACGACCGGAGCGCTTTCGAGGCGTTGGGCCACGTCGAGGAGAAGGTGGCGCGCCTCGAGGCGACCGCCGAAGCCGAGGCCGAGGTCGCCGCCCTCAAGAGCACTAAAACCCTGGAAGACGAGTTCAAGAAACTCGAAACCGGCGACGTGGACGTCGAGCTCATGGCGTTGAAAGCATCGTTGGGCCTGGCGCTGGCGCCGGGCGAGGTTCCCCAGGCGCTCCCGGAGGGCGAGGAAAAGGGTAAGGCCGACGCCTGA
- a CDS encoding protein-L-isoaspartate(D-aspartate) O-methyltransferase → MRRVRGAPVFTLALCLAAGCGGAAEKEARVSDDAEMWRRLNAMVDSQIEGRGVSDPATLAAVRKVPRWEFVPADLGNRAFEDNPLAIGEGQTISQPYIVAYMTEALKLEAGDKVLEVGTGSGYQAAILGVIAADVYTIEIIPSLAEDARATLERLGYDNVHVRVGDGYGGWPEEAPFDAIIATCAPDHVPQPLLDQLADGGRLVLPLGGRYPQMLKRYTRRGDTFEEEDLEPVLFVPMTGEAQEQ, encoded by the coding sequence ATGCGACGCGTACGTGGGGCGCCGGTATTTACCTTGGCCTTGTGTTTGGCGGCCGGGTGCGGCGGCGCGGCCGAGAAGGAGGCGCGCGTGAGCGACGACGCCGAAATGTGGCGTCGCCTCAACGCGATGGTGGACAGCCAGATCGAGGGTCGGGGCGTCTCGGACCCGGCGACGCTGGCCGCCGTGCGTAAGGTACCGCGCTGGGAGTTCGTCCCGGCGGACCTCGGGAACCGCGCGTTCGAAGATAACCCGCTGGCCATAGGCGAGGGGCAGACGATTTCGCAGCCGTACATCGTCGCCTATATGACCGAGGCGTTGAAGCTGGAGGCCGGCGATAAAGTGCTGGAAGTCGGGACCGGCTCCGGGTACCAGGCGGCTATCCTGGGCGTTATAGCGGCCGACGTTTATACCATAGAGATAATCCCGTCGCTGGCCGAGGACGCCCGGGCGACGCTGGAACGCCTCGGCTACGACAACGTCCACGTCCGCGTCGGCGACGGTTACGGCGGCTGGCCCGAGGAGGCCCCCTTCGACGCCATTATCGCGACCTGCGCTCCCGACCACGTTCCGCAGCCGCTGTTGGACCAACTCGCCGACGGCGGCCGGCTGGTTCTGCCGCTCGGCGGCCGGTATCCGCAGATGCTCAAGCGCTATACGAGACGCGGCGATACTTTCGAGGAAGAAGACCTCGAGCCGGTGCTGTTCGTCCCCATGACGGGGGAAGCGCAGGAGCAATAA